From Streptomyces durmitorensis, a single genomic window includes:
- the mscL gene encoding large conductance mechanosensitive channel protein MscL gives MVSEKNEPSLWEGFKAFLMRGNVIDLAVAVVIGAAFTNIVNSVVKGVINPLVGAFGTKDLDHYSSCLKAPCVMKADGTVESGIPIMWGSVLSATLSFVITAAVVYFLMVLPMAKYLAKQAARKAAKEGTQEVLELSELEVLKEIRDALVAQRGSGHDER, from the coding sequence GTGGTGAGCGAGAAGAACGAACCGAGTCTCTGGGAGGGCTTCAAGGCCTTCCTGATGCGCGGCAATGTCATCGACCTGGCGGTCGCGGTGGTCATCGGCGCCGCGTTCACGAACATCGTGAACTCCGTGGTGAAGGGTGTCATCAACCCGCTGGTCGGTGCCTTCGGTACGAAGGACCTCGACCACTACAGCTCATGCCTGAAGGCCCCGTGCGTCATGAAGGCCGACGGCACGGTCGAGAGCGGCATCCCGATCATGTGGGGCTCCGTGCTCAGCGCGACGCTCAGCTTCGTGATCACCGCGGCCGTCGTCTATTTCCTGATGGTGCTGCCCATGGCCAAGTACCTGGCGAAGCAGGCCGCGCGGAAGGCCGCCAAGGAGGGGACGCAGGAGGTTCTCGAGCTCTCGGAGCTGGAGGTCCTCAAGGAGATCCGCGACGCCCTGGTGGCCCAGCGCGGC
- a CDS encoding S-methyl-5'-thioadenosine phosphorylase, producing MVNTADTTSTERAEIGVIGGSGLYSFLDNVTELQVDTPYGAPSDSLFLGDIAGRRVAFLPRHGRGHHLPPHRINYRANLWALRSVGVRQVLGPCAVGGLRPDFGPGTLLVPDQLVDRTKTRTQTYFDGVPLADGSIPNVVHVSPADPYCPVGRSAALKAARGREWEPVDGGTLVVIEGPRFSTRAESLWHAAQGWSVVGMTGHPEAVLARELELCYTSLTLVTDLDAGAESGEGVSHGEVLQVFAANVDRLRTVLFDAVAGLPAEGERDCLCAGALGGMETGIRLP from the coding sequence ATGGTGAATACGGCGGACACGACCAGCACGGAACGCGCCGAGATCGGTGTCATCGGCGGCTCCGGTCTCTACTCCTTCCTCGACAACGTGACCGAGCTCCAGGTCGACACCCCCTACGGAGCGCCGAGCGACTCCCTCTTCCTCGGTGACATCGCCGGACGGCGGGTCGCGTTCCTGCCCCGGCACGGCCGCGGACACCATCTGCCGCCGCATCGCATCAACTACCGCGCCAACCTGTGGGCGCTGCGTTCCGTGGGCGTACGGCAGGTGCTCGGCCCGTGTGCGGTGGGCGGGCTGCGGCCCGATTTCGGGCCCGGGACGCTGCTGGTGCCCGATCAGCTCGTGGACCGCACGAAGACGCGTACGCAGACGTATTTCGACGGGGTGCCGCTGGCGGACGGGAGCATCCCGAACGTCGTGCACGTGTCGCCGGCCGACCCGTACTGCCCCGTCGGACGCAGCGCCGCCCTGAAGGCGGCCCGCGGGCGTGAGTGGGAGCCGGTGGACGGCGGGACGCTCGTGGTGATCGAAGGGCCGCGGTTCTCGACCCGGGCCGAATCGCTCTGGCACGCGGCGCAGGGCTGGTCGGTGGTCGGCATGACGGGGCATCCCGAGGCCGTGCTCGCCCGTGAACTGGAGCTCTGCTACACGTCGTTGACGCTGGTCACGGACCTGGACGCGGGGGCGGAGAGCGGCGAGGGCGTCTCGCACGGAGAGGTGCTCCAGGTGTTCGCGGCGAATGTGGACCGGCTGCGGACGGTGCTGTTCGACGCGGTGGCGGGGCTGCCGGCGGAGGGTGAGCGGGACTGCTTGTGTGCGGGGGCGCTGGGCGGGATGGAGACGGGGATTCGGCTGCCGTGA
- a CDS encoding FmdB family zinc ribbon protein yields MPTYQYQCTECGEGLEAVQKFTDDALTVCPSCDGRLKKVFSAVGIVFKGSGFYRNDSRGSSSSSTPSTANASKSSDSKPSDSKSTAGASSSSSGSSDSKSSGSSSGSSAGSSSSSSSSSSSAA; encoded by the coding sequence GTGCCGACGTACCAGTACCAGTGCACCGAATGCGGCGAGGGCCTCGAGGCGGTGCAGAAGTTCACTGATGACGCCCTGACCGTATGCCCCAGCTGCGACGGACGCCTCAAGAAGGTGTTCTCGGCGGTCGGCATCGTCTTCAAGGGCTCCGGTTTCTACCGCAACGACAGCCGCGGCTCGTCGTCGAGCAGCACGCCGTCGACGGCGAACGCGTCGAAGTCCTCGGACTCCAAGCCGTCGGACTCCAAGTCCACCGCGGGCGCTTCGTCCTCCTCCTCGGGCTCTTCGGACTCGAAGTCGTCCGGCTCCTCCTCGGGTTCGTCGGCCGGCTCGTCCAGCTCTTCGAGTTCCTCCAGCTCGTCGGCCGCCTAG
- a CDS encoding MFS transporter, translating into MASTVTSRPGYGQLLRTRGAWTFLLPGFAARQPFAMLTISIVLLVQHTTGSYGVAGAVSAVTGVSMAVFAPFGGKLADRFGQRAVLVPGVLIHTVSVLSLTVLALSDAPLWALFVAAVPTGASQPQISPMVRARWGVKLQDSPLAGTAAAFESVTDELTFVLGPLFATALCTTIDPAAGLFTEAGLTLVGGLLFAAQKSTQPKPASREEHARVEHVSALRIPGVRVLIVTFLGIGAVFGGMQVSLAAFTESIGEPGLNGVLYGTFAAGNMLSGLVCGAIAWKIAPQRRLLVGYAALTLMASGLWAAHSVVLLAGLGLLVGVCIAPALITGYTLVDRLVDPSGRTEAFTWLTGAVALGQAAAVTVAGQLEDRFWDGAGFLVPLGGTALALAVLVTLRSRLVPRSVGRTVARGVGHREPVTVD; encoded by the coding sequence GTGGCATCCACGGTCACCTCCCGCCCCGGATACGGACAGCTGCTGCGCACCCGCGGCGCCTGGACGTTTCTCCTGCCCGGCTTCGCGGCACGACAGCCCTTCGCGATGCTGACCATCTCCATCGTGCTGCTCGTGCAGCACACCACCGGCTCGTACGGCGTCGCGGGCGCCGTATCGGCCGTCACCGGCGTCTCCATGGCGGTCTTCGCCCCCTTCGGCGGCAAGCTCGCCGACCGGTTCGGCCAGCGGGCCGTACTGGTGCCGGGTGTCCTCATCCACACGGTGTCGGTGCTCTCCCTGACGGTGCTCGCACTCTCCGACGCCCCCTTGTGGGCGCTCTTCGTCGCGGCGGTGCCCACCGGCGCCTCGCAGCCGCAGATCAGTCCCATGGTGCGGGCCCGCTGGGGCGTCAAGCTCCAGGACTCCCCGCTGGCGGGCACGGCGGCCGCCTTCGAGTCGGTCACGGACGAGCTGACGTTCGTCCTCGGCCCGCTCTTCGCGACCGCGCTGTGCACGACCATCGACCCGGCGGCCGGACTCTTCACGGAGGCCGGACTCACGCTGGTGGGCGGCCTGCTGTTCGCCGCGCAGAAGAGCACCCAGCCCAAGCCCGCCTCCCGCGAGGAGCACGCGCGCGTGGAGCACGTCTCGGCGCTGCGGATCCCCGGTGTGCGGGTGCTGATCGTGACCTTCCTGGGCATCGGCGCCGTCTTCGGCGGCATGCAGGTCTCGCTGGCCGCCTTCACCGAGTCCATCGGCGAACCCGGCCTGAACGGCGTCCTGTACGGCACGTTCGCGGCGGGCAACATGCTCTCCGGACTCGTCTGCGGAGCCATCGCCTGGAAGATCGCCCCGCAGCGGCGGCTCCTCGTCGGGTACGCGGCGCTGACCCTGATGGCCTCCGGCCTGTGGGCCGCGCACTCCGTGGTGCTGCTCGCCGGGCTCGGCCTCCTGGTCGGCGTCTGCATCGCGCCCGCGCTGATCACCGGCTACACGCTGGTCGACCGGCTGGTGGACCCGTCAGGCCGCACCGAGGCGTTCACCTGGCTCACCGGCGCCGTCGCGCTCGGCCAGGCGGCCGCCGTCACGGTCGCGGGACAGCTTGAGGACCGCTTCTGGGACGGCGCCGGTTTCCTGGTGCCGCTGGGCGGTACGGCGCTCGCGCTCGCGGTGCTCGTGACCCTGCGTTCGCGGCTCGTTCCGCGGTCCGTCGGACGCACCGTCGCACGTGGCGTCGGTCACCGCGAGCCGGTCACGGTGGACTGA